Part of the Fundidesulfovibrio terrae genome is shown below.
TTCGGGGTCAGGCTCCACTTCACCGTGGAGGAGGAACTCCTGGGCACGGCCGGAGCGCTGAATGCCTTCCGCGACATTCTGCGCGAGCCGTTTTTGGTCTGGTACGGGGACGTGCTCTCGGAGTTCGACGTGAGCGCCTTTTGGCGCTACCACGAAGCCAAGGGCGGCATGGCCACGGTCGGCCTCTACCGGGTGGACAACCCCACCCAGTGCGGGCTGGTGGACATGGACCCGGCCTTGCGCATCACCCGCTTCGTGGAGAAGCCCCCCGTGGCCTTCACCGACTTGGCCAATGCCGGGGTGTACGCCTGCCAGCCTGGGGTGCTCGATTTCATTCCGCCCTCGGGTTTTTCCGATTTCGGCCAGGACGTGTTCCCGGCCATGCTGGAGGCGGGCGCGGTCCTGTACGGCTACCCCATCGAGGACTGCCTGATCGACATCGGCTCGCCCGAGAAGCTGGCCCGGGCCGATGAGATCTTCTCGGGCAGATAGGGAGTCTTCATGGACATGAAATGCCTGGTCCGCCAGCAGTTCGACAGTGACGCCCTGGGCCTGGACTTCTACCGCGCCACCCGGATCGACCCGGATATTCTCGGGCGGGAGCTGGCCGCGCTCCCCCTCCCGTACATGGCCGATGCCAAAGCCCATGCCCAGGACATCGACGGGGCCAAGCTTCTCATGCGCCTGGGTTTTCGCAAGATGTGCGTGCAACCGACTTTTTCCCAGGACCTGACAGGCGCGGCCGGGGCCGCCTGCGGCGAGCCCATGGGCGCGGCCTCGATGCCCGAAGCCGAGCTTGACGCCCACGCGGCCAACTTTCCCTTCAGCCGCTTCGGCCTGGACCCGGACGTGGCCCAGGCGGCGCGCGTCGCTCACCAGCGGCGCTGGATCGCGAACAGCATGGCCTCCGGCGAAATCCTCAAGTTCATCGAGCCGGGAGCGTTCGTGAGCTTCAAGCTCAAGGACAAGGCGGCGGTGATCGACCTGATCTCGGTGCTGCCGCAGGCACGCGGACGCGGCTCGCTGCTCCTGGGCCGGTTGCGGTCCTGGGCGGCCTCCAAGGGACTGACCCGCGTCGAAGTGACCACCGAAAGCGAGAACGTCACGGCCTGCCTGTTCTACCAGAAAAACGGCTTCCGCCTGGACCGGGCCTCGGTGGCCTTTCACCTTCACGCCGGGGCCGGGCGATGAACGCTTTTGTCCGCGTGGGCCTCGGGGCCTGAGGCGCAGCGCATCCGGCGGCACCAGCATGGTCAAGATTCTCTTCCTGCAGCGAGACGGCTACGAAGCCTTCGGGCCCATGTACCTGTCCTCCGCCCTCAAGGCGCGGGGCCATGAGGCCGACGTGGTGGTTCAGGCCGAGGAGGGCAAGGGATTCTGGGAGGCCGTTCGCGCCGCCAACCCCGACGTAGTGGGTTTCTCCCTCATGAGCGGCCTGCACGAGTGGGCCGCGGACACGGCCCAGAAGGTCAAGGCCATGCTTGGCGTGCCGGTTATCGCCGGAGGCACGCACTGCACCTTCTTCCCTGAGTTCCTGGACCAGCCGGGCATCGATGCCATCTGCAGGGGCGAGGCCGAGGACGCCCTGCCTGACTTCATGGACGCTTTGGCGAGCGGCCGCGACGGCTCGGACGTGCCGGGATTTTTCGTCAAAACGTCCTCGGGCGTGATCCGAAACGACCTCTACCCCCTGCGCTCTGAGCTGGACGAGATACTGCCGCCGGACCGCCTGCTCTACGCCAGGCGCTACCCCGGCCTGGCCTCGGGCACCGGGGCCGAGGTCATGGCCGCCCGGGGATGCCCGTACAACTGCAGCTTCTGCTACAACAAGATGATCCGGCAGATGTACAAGGGCAAGGGGACCTATGTCCGCCGCCACTCCCCCGAGCGGCTCGTCTCCGAGATCGTCGCTCTTCGCGAGCTGCGGGGCGAGCGCCTGCGGTATCTCTCCTTCGTGGACGACCTGTTCGTGCAGGACCGCGCCTGGCTGGAGAAATTCCTGGGGCTCTACTCCCGCCAGGTGGGGCTGCCCTACATGAGTTCCGTGCGCGCCAACCTGACCGACGAGGCCCTTGTGGCGCTCCTGGCGCGCTCCGGCTGCGGTATGGTCTCCTTCGGGGTGGAGAGCGGGGACGAGGAACTGCGCAACACCGTGCTGGCCAAGCGCATCTCCGAGAAGCAGATCCGCGATACGGCTTCGCTGCTGACCAAGTACGGCATCCGCTTCTCCACCTTCAACATGTTCAACCTGCCGGGGGAGACCCTGGACAAGGCCCAGGCCACGCTCAGGCTGAATCAGCAGCTGGGCCGGCTCAACTATCCCTGGTCCGGCCTTTTGCAGCCCTACCGGGGCACGGGCGTGTACGACCTGGCCTTGAACGCCGGGCTGATCTCCCAGGCGGAGAGCGGGGCGCGCCGCTTCGACAGCCTGACCATCCGCCAGGCGGACACCGAGGCCCTGGCCGCCTTCAGCGCCTATTTCTACTGGATGGCCCGCCATCCTGCGCTCGAGCCCGTGCTCATGCGGCTGACCAGGCGGCGCATCCAGCTGCTGGAGCGGATCGCCATGCTTGGGGCGTCCCTGTCGCGCTATGTGGGGCTCAACTGGCCTTTCGCTGGCTGGCGCGCCCCCGTGGACGCCCTCAAGGCCGGATGGAAACGAATCAAAAGCTATATCTGATGCCCCGGGCATCCTGAATGGGACACGTATCATGATCATCGCCAAATCCCCGGTCCGCCTGAGCTTCGGCGGCGGCGGCACCGACCTTCCGGCCTACTACGAGGCCCACGGCGGGGCCGTGCTCTCCGTGACCATCGACAAGTATTTCTACACCGTGCTCCAGGAGATCCCCGGCCGCGAGGTGGAGATATCCTCCTCCGACTATCAGCTCCACCAGCGCATCCCGGACCTGGACCAAGCCAACCTGAAGGACGCCCTGCGCATCCCCAAGGCCATGCTCCGCCACTTCGGCATCAAGGACGGGGTGATGCTCCAGCTCAAGTCGGACATTCCCCCCGGCTCGGGCCTGGGGCTGTCCGGGGCAGTGGCCACCAGCCTGGCCCGGTGCGTCGGGGCCTACGCCGGGTCGTCCCTGGACAAGGCCCAGGTGGCCGAACTGGCCACCCACATCGAGCTCACGGTGCTGGGCCGTCCCATAGGCATGCAGGACCAGTACGCCTCGGCCTTCGGTGGGCTCAACTTCATGACCTTCGACGCCTCGGGCACCACCGTGGAGCCCGTTTCCGTCAGCCGCTCGCGCTTAACGGAGCTGCGCCGCCACCTCATGCTCTTCCACACCGGCTCCTCGCGCGACTCGGCCCGCATCCTGGAAGGCCAGCGCCAGGCCACCAGCGACAACGACGAGGCGGTGCTTGAGGCCCTGCATGCGGTCAAGGCCACCGCCTACCGCATGCGCGAGATCCTCGAAGGCGGGGACATCCTGGAGATCGGGCGCCTGCTCCACGACTCGTGGCAGCAGAAGAAGCGCTTCTCGTCCTCGGTGTCCAACCCGGACATCGACCGCTACTACGAGACGGCCATGCGCTGCGGGGCACTGGGCGGCAAGATCACCGGAGCGGGCGGCGGCGGCTTCCTGCTGGTGTTCGCCGAGCCGGACCGGCAGGAGCGCATCAGCCGCGAACTCACCGCCCTGGGCCTGCAGGAGCTGGTCTTCGATTTCGAGGAGGGCGGCTCCCAGATCACCCTGGACCACGCAGGGCGGTTCAAGTCCACCATCACCCCGGAGGGCTATCTGCTGGGCATGCGCGCGGTGGTCAGCCGCCTGGACAAGAACCAGATCGGGCGCATCGCGGACATGCTCCACGCGGCCTATGCGGCCGACAAGCAGGTGTTCATCATGGGTAACGGCGGCTCAGCGGCCACGGCCTCGCACTTCTGCTCCGACCTGGCCAAGACCGTTGCCGTGAACGGTAAGCGCGGTTTCAGGGCCATTCCCCTCACCGACAACATCCCGCTCATGACCGCCTGGGGCAACGACGTGGGCTTCGAGGACATTTTCTCCGGGCAGCTGCGCAACCTCCTCAACCCCGGCGACGTGGTCATCGGCATCTCGGGCGGGGGCATGAGCCCCAACGTGCTCAAGGCCATGGACCTGGCGCGCGAGCGGGGCGCACGCACGGTGGGGCTGACGGGCTTCTCCGGCGGCAACCTCAAGTGCGCCGTGGAGGAATGCTTCGTGGTGCCCTCGGAGAACTACCAGTTCATCGAGGACGTGCACATGATGCTGGTACATCTGTTGACCAGCGTGGTGCGCGAGCGTCTGGCCGGAGAGTAGCCTGCCGTGGCCGCGCGGGGAGCCTGCTATCCCTGGTCCGGCCAGGAAGGCTGTTTCGACCTCTCGGGCGGAGCGGTCCTGTGCGCTGGGAGCGGGCAGGACGCAGAGTTCCGGCCCGGCCGTCCCTGGCCGGTTGTGCGCTTCGAGGCGGCCGGGGAGTTCCTGGCCTTGGACCGGCTGACCGGGCTCGCCTGGCCCCGGGACGCCTCGGCGGCTGGCTGGCCCATGACCTGGGACGAGGCATTGACTTGGCTGGAGGAGCGCAACCGTGAGGGCTGGCTAGGATTCGCCGACTGGCGGCTGCCGCGCCGCCGGGAGCTTCTGGCCCTCGTGAGCCTGGCCCACGCCCGTCCGGCCCTGCCGCCGGGCCATCTCTTCCGTAATCTTTTCCAGCACTGGCACTGGACGGCCACCCTGGCGGCCAACGCGCCCGGGTACCGTTGGCGCGTCCATCTCGAGGGAGGCCGGATGTTTCCCGGACCTCAGGGCGCCACCCACATGATCCTGCCGGTTCACGGCGCGTCTTGGCTGCCGGGTGAGACGCCGCAGGAGGCGCGCGTCCTAGGCCGCCCCTGGCCCGAACCGCGCTTTGAAACCTCGGGGGACGAAGCCCTGGACCGGCTGACCGGTCTGGTCTGGTCCCGCCGTGTTTTGCCCGGGCAGGGCGAGGTCACCTGGCAGGAGGCGTCGGACACGGCGGCGGGGAGCGGCGGCTGGCGTTTACCCACGATATGGGAGTTGGAGAGCCTAGTGGATACATCGCGGGCCTGGCCCGCCCTGGCGCCGGATCATCCCTTCGGACAAGTGCTTGACGGCGTGTGGTCCTCCACCAGCAGCGGCTACGACCATGCCTGGGCCTGGGTTTTGTATTTCGGCAAGGGGGCGGTCGGGGTTGGGCATAAACCCGGCAAACACTTCAAATTTCTATTGACGAGCAAAGAGTGAACATGTAAACGCAATTTTCTTGACAGCGCGAGGCCGTGCGGTTAAACGGTTCCTCCGCTCACGCGGATGGGCCGTTAACTCAGTTGGTAGAGTACCTGCCTTTTAAGCAGAGAGTCGCAGGTTCGAATCCTGCACGGCCCACCATATCGCGTCCCCATCGTCTAGTGGCCTAGGACGGCGGCCTCTCACGCCGCTAACAGGGGTTCAAATCCCCTTGGGGACGCCAAAGAAATCAACGGGTTAGGATGAAAATCCTAGCCCATTTTTCTTTGGGGAAACGGTTCTGTTCACATTGGCTTTACACAGCCCGGTTTCCGGCCGGGCGCTCCCATAAAGTGGGGCGCGAGTCGGCACGCCGCCTGGCATTGCCGCCCCAGGGGAGCATGATCTCCGGACGGCCGGCGCTCAGAAACTGACGCTCACGCCCAGTTCCCCGCCGTAGCTGACCACCTGCGGATTAGTGAACATGGCTGAACCCGCGACTCGCAGCATCCACTGATCGTTGATCTTGTAGGAGGTGCCAAGCGACGCGGTGCCCCAATCCGTGGCCACCGGGGCGGCGTCCATGGAATAGGGCTTGGCCGTGGCTGTGGTGATCGAGGCCTTGACCATGCGGCCCTGGCCGGCGAACTCGTGGTTCCATTTGGCTTCCGCGAAAGGCCGCCATTTGGCCACGTCCACCAACACGCGCCAGCCCAACTGGCTGACGACGGACTCACGCGTCTGGCCGCCAAAGGACAAGGCGTTGACGCCGCTGGTCCCTGATTCGGTGAAGCCCTTGATAGTCACCTGCTGCAGCACCAGCCCCGCAACCGGCCCGGTGGTGACCGGTCCCAGCTTG
Proteins encoded:
- a CDS encoding SIS domain-containing protein, whose translation is MIIAKSPVRLSFGGGGTDLPAYYEAHGGAVLSVTIDKYFYTVLQEIPGREVEISSSDYQLHQRIPDLDQANLKDALRIPKAMLRHFGIKDGVMLQLKSDIPPGSGLGLSGAVATSLARCVGAYAGSSLDKAQVAELATHIELTVLGRPIGMQDQYASAFGGLNFMTFDASGTTVEPVSVSRSRLTELRRHLMLFHTGSSRDSARILEGQRQATSDNDEAVLEALHAVKATAYRMREILEGGDILEIGRLLHDSWQQKKRFSSSVSNPDIDRYYETAMRCGALGGKITGAGGGGFLLVFAEPDRQERISRELTALGLQELVFDFEEGGSQITLDHAGRFKSTITPEGYLLGMRAVVSRLDKNQIGRIADMLHAAYAADKQVFIMGNGGSAATASHFCSDLAKTVAVNGKRGFRAIPLTDNIPLMTAWGNDVGFEDIFSGQLRNLLNPGDVVIGISGGGMSPNVLKAMDLARERGARTVGLTGFSGGNLKCAVEECFVVPSENYQFIEDVHMMLVHLLTSVVRERLAGE
- a CDS encoding GNAT family N-acetyltransferase; translated protein: MDMKCLVRQQFDSDALGLDFYRATRIDPDILGRELAALPLPYMADAKAHAQDIDGAKLLMRLGFRKMCVQPTFSQDLTGAAGAACGEPMGAASMPEAELDAHAANFPFSRFGLDPDVAQAARVAHQRRWIANSMASGEILKFIEPGAFVSFKLKDKAAVIDLISVLPQARGRGSLLLGRLRSWAASKGLTRVEVTTESENVTACLFYQKNGFRLDRASVAFHLHAGAGR
- a CDS encoding DUF1566 domain-containing protein — translated: MAARGACYPWSGQEGCFDLSGGAVLCAGSGQDAEFRPGRPWPVVRFEAAGEFLALDRLTGLAWPRDASAAGWPMTWDEALTWLEERNREGWLGFADWRLPRRRELLALVSLAHARPALPPGHLFRNLFQHWHWTATLAANAPGYRWRVHLEGGRMFPGPQGATHMILPVHGASWLPGETPQEARVLGRPWPEPRFETSGDEALDRLTGLVWSRRVLPGQGEVTWQEASDTAAGSGGWRLPTIWELESLVDTSRAWPALAPDHPFGQVLDGVWSSTSSGYDHAWAWVLYFGKGAVGVGHKPGKHFKFLLTSKE
- a CDS encoding nucleotidyltransferase family protein, whose amino-acid sequence is MRTAVVLSAGLGTRLRPLTDTCPKPMVPVAGVPLLERTIRHLAAQGVTDVCVNLHHLPQAVRDHFPGDAAFGVRLHFTVEEELLGTAGALNAFRDILREPFLVWYGDVLSEFDVSAFWRYHEAKGGMATVGLYRVDNPTQCGLVDMDPALRITRFVEKPPVAFTDLANAGVYACQPGVLDFIPPSGFSDFGQDVFPAMLEAGAVLYGYPIEDCLIDIGSPEKLARADEIFSGR
- a CDS encoding B12-binding domain-containing radical SAM protein; the encoded protein is MVKILFLQRDGYEAFGPMYLSSALKARGHEADVVVQAEEGKGFWEAVRAANPDVVGFSLMSGLHEWAADTAQKVKAMLGVPVIAGGTHCTFFPEFLDQPGIDAICRGEAEDALPDFMDALASGRDGSDVPGFFVKTSSGVIRNDLYPLRSELDEILPPDRLLYARRYPGLASGTGAEVMAARGCPYNCSFCYNKMIRQMYKGKGTYVRRHSPERLVSEIVALRELRGERLRYLSFVDDLFVQDRAWLEKFLGLYSRQVGLPYMSSVRANLTDEALVALLARSGCGMVSFGVESGDEELRNTVLAKRISEKQIRDTASLLTKYGIRFSTFNMFNLPGETLDKAQATLRLNQQLGRLNYPWSGLLQPYRGTGVYDLALNAGLISQAESGARRFDSLTIRQADTEALAAFSAYFYWMARHPALEPVLMRLTRRRIQLLERIAMLGASLSRYVGLNWPFAGWRAPVDALKAGWKRIKSYI